From Bacteroidota bacterium, a single genomic window includes:
- a CDS encoding TolC family protein, translating into MKFKFAILFSLFSLLLQADSLSVFSLEDFLNIVKQNHPVAKQADLQKRMGEAQLLKNKGLFDPYIYSQLSQKNFNNKNYYSINENGVEMPTRIGVKLKAAYDVSEGVFLNPENSTSVNGLLSSGVSVPLLQGLFTDQRRTALKQARLYQDATVYERQLMLNNLVFDAINAYLEWALSYNQLLVYKDVLDLAQIRFDGVKSSYLFGDRAEIDTVEAFIQYQTRKADYFQAQQNYAKNSIYLSEFLWTERLTPLQLASSTYPASFSALEEKIVIKQDSLERIITNLPYTQPAIKISNYKVQFLKAERLLKIEKIKPKLDVDYNFLTESVTPNYSQLLNYNSNNYKWGFSFSFPLLVREARGDLNFTKAKMQDADYDYTFKIVEYTNKVKSYYVEFVNASNQVGFYKNIAANQFRLLNAEKSNFDSGEGSIFMINIREQNLLSARLKLVEQQIKYEKAYYSIYWSAGLLAL; encoded by the coding sequence ATGAAATTTAAATTTGCTATTTTATTTTCATTGTTTTCGTTGCTGCTTCAAGCAGATTCGTTATCCGTATTTTCACTAGAAGATTTTTTAAATATTGTAAAGCAAAATCATCCTGTCGCAAAGCAAGCCGATTTACAAAAAAGAATGGGTGAAGCGCAGTTGTTAAAAAACAAAGGATTGTTCGATCCCTATATTTATTCACAACTCTCTCAGAAGAACTTTAACAATAAAAATTACTACTCTATAAACGAAAATGGGGTGGAGATGCCTACTCGAATTGGAGTTAAACTAAAGGCTGCTTATGATGTTTCAGAGGGTGTTTTTTTGAATCCCGAAAATTCAACTTCTGTCAATGGACTTTTATCAAGTGGAGTTTCAGTGCCTCTATTGCAAGGCTTGTTTACAGATCAACGAAGAACAGCATTAAAACAAGCAAGATTATACCAAGACGCAACTGTTTATGAGCGTCAGCTAATGCTTAATAATTTAGTGTTCGATGCTATTAATGCGTATTTGGAATGGGCTTTGTCTTATAATCAATTGCTGGTATATAAAGATGTATTAGATTTAGCTCAGATAAGATTTGATGGAGTTAAATCAAGCTATTTATTTGGAGATAGGGCAGAGATTGATACTGTGGAAGCGTTTATACAATATCAAACACGTAAAGCGGATTATTTTCAAGCACAGCAAAACTATGCTAAAAACTCCATTTATTTATCTGAATTTTTGTGGACAGAAAGATTAACACCACTCCAATTAGCAAGCTCTACATATCCTGCTTCATTCTCCGCTTTAGAAGAGAAAATAGTAATCAAGCAAGATTCGTTAGAAAGAATTATTACGAACCTTCCTTATACTCAGCCTGCAATTAAAATCAGTAATTATAAAGTACAATTTTTAAAAGCAGAACGCTTGCTTAAAATCGAGAAGATAAAACCTAAGCTTGATGTAGATTATAATTTTTTAACCGAGAGTGTAACACCTAATTATTCGCAGCTCTTAAATTATAATTCAAATAATTATAAATGGGGTTTTAGTTTTTCTTTCCCTTTATTAGTAAGGGAAGCAAGGGGCGATTTAAATTTTACAAAGGCTAAAATGCAAGACGCAGATTATGATTATACATTTAAAATAGTTGAATATACCAACAAGGTAAAATCATATTATGTGGAGTTTGTTAATGCAAGCAATCAGGTTGGGTTTTATAAGAATATAGCGGCAAATCAGTTTCGGTTGCTAAATGCAGAGAAGTCAAATTTTGATAGTGGAGAGGGCTCCATTTTTATGATAAATATTCGAGAGCAAAATTTATTAAGTGCTCGATTAAAGCTGGTAGAGCAGCAAATCAAATATGAAAAGGCGTATTATTCTATATATTGGTCTGCCGGATTGCTTGCTCTTTAA
- a CDS encoding HU family DNA-binding protein, with protein MNKAELVDSIAKDSKLTKADAERALNAFITSTSKALKKGDRLALIGFGSFSVAKRAARIGRNPQTGKAIKIAAKKVVKFKAGSDLASKVK; from the coding sequence ATGAACAAAGCAGAATTAGTTGATTCAATTGCAAAAGATTCAAAACTTACAAAAGCTGATGCTGAAAGAGCATTAAACGCTTTTATTACTTCAACATCTAAAGCGTTAAAAAAAGGCGATAGATTAGCTTTAATCGGATTTGGTTCTTTCTCTGTTGCTAAAAGAGCAGCAAGAATTGGAAGAAATCCTCAAACAGGAAAAGCAATTAAAATTGCAGCTAAAAAAGTTGTAAAATTTAAAGCTGGATCTGATTTAGCTTCTAAAGTAAAATAA
- a CDS encoding carboxy terminal-processing peptidase, which produces MELMMSTLGASHYQPLSVDDSLSAKVFKMYLPKLDYSKKIFTQKDIKELREFEYRIDNDINDHTHNFYNKANALYVQRIKQCENFYKEILATPFTFDVEESVVLDPDKIDYPVDENQLKEEWRKSLKYQVLARITDMIDAQEKAKEKKDTTFKSKSFEEMEKDAREKVRKSNEEFFKRVNQLSSLDRYNNLLYTISSIYDPHTEFFAPKEKKNFDIGMTGQLEGIGAQLQEKDGYIKVSNVVPGSASWRQGSLKAGDLILKVAQGANEPVDVVGMRLDDAVELIRGKKGTEVRLTVKKADESITTIPIVRDIVVLEETYAHSLILNNNKSKIGYIKLPGFYSDFDGKGGRRCAVDVRTELNKLKKENVQGVILDLRDNGGGSLQDAVEMAGLFIASGPIVQVKSRLYPAQVLKDNDSQVVYDGPLVVMVNQNSASASEILAAAIQDYKRGIVVGTNSTFGKGTVQRFINLDDYLLPAFDSLKPLGSLKVTFQKFYRINGGATQLRGVVPDVILPDPYTYIETGEKDLDYPMPWDEIKPAEYELWNKKIEYEKIKKASSLRVASNSSFTAVTKRALELKEVKEDLSLPLTLSKAIAEKKESKEKSKKFEDATSKEISGFEIVALQVEDALLKSDTLKGAKHKDLVKNLRKDFYLHETTNIINDLK; this is translated from the coding sequence ATGGAACTGATGATGAGCACGCTTGGCGCGTCTCACTACCAACCATTATCGGTGGATGATTCGTTATCTGCAAAGGTGTTTAAAATGTATTTGCCAAAACTAGATTACTCGAAAAAAATATTTACGCAAAAGGATATTAAGGAACTGCGTGAGTTTGAATATAGAATAGATAATGACATTAACGACCACACCCATAATTTTTACAATAAAGCAAATGCTCTTTATGTACAACGAATTAAGCAATGCGAAAATTTCTATAAAGAAATTCTTGCCACACCATTTACTTTTGATGTAGAAGAATCTGTAGTGTTGGATCCGGATAAAATTGATTATCCTGTTGATGAAAATCAATTAAAAGAGGAATGGCGCAAGTCGCTAAAATACCAAGTGCTAGCCAGAATTACCGATATGATTGATGCGCAAGAAAAGGCGAAAGAGAAGAAAGATACCACCTTCAAATCAAAATCTTTTGAAGAAATGGAAAAGGATGCACGGGAGAAAGTACGAAAATCGAACGAAGAGTTTTTTAAAAGAGTAAATCAATTATCATCATTAGATAGATACAATAATTTGCTATACACAATCTCCTCTATTTATGATCCACATACTGAATTTTTTGCCCCCAAAGAAAAAAAGAATTTTGACATTGGAATGACCGGTCAGCTTGAAGGTATTGGTGCACAGCTGCAAGAGAAAGATGGGTATATAAAAGTTTCCAACGTGGTTCCCGGCAGTGCTTCATGGCGCCAAGGAAGCCTAAAGGCCGGAGATTTGATTTTGAAAGTGGCACAAGGTGCCAACGAGCCTGTTGATGTAGTTGGAATGCGTTTGGACGATGCTGTTGAATTAATACGCGGGAAAAAAGGTACTGAGGTTCGTTTAACAGTAAAAAAAGCAGACGAGTCAATTACAACTATTCCAATTGTTAGAGATATTGTGGTGTTAGAGGAAACATATGCGCACTCACTAATTTTAAATAATAACAAATCGAAAATTGGGTATATTAAATTGCCCGGTTTTTATTCAGATTTTGACGGGAAGGGCGGAAGGCGTTGTGCAGTTGATGTGCGTACGGAGTTAAATAAATTAAAAAAGGAAAATGTACAAGGTGTAATTTTAGACTTGCGTGATAACGGTGGAGGATCGCTTCAAGATGCAGTAGAGATGGCAGGGTTATTTATTGCATCCGGTCCAATTGTTCAGGTTAAATCAAGATTGTATCCTGCGCAAGTATTGAAAGATAATGATTCGCAAGTGGTTTATGATGGCCCTTTAGTAGTTATGGTAAACCAAAATAGTGCATCGGCATCTGAAATTTTAGCAGCAGCTATTCAAGATTATAAAAGAGGTATAGTTGTTGGTACTAATAGTACATTTGGTAAAGGAACTGTACAGCGCTTTATAAACTTAGATGATTATTTATTACCGGCATTCGATTCGTTAAAGCCACTTGGTTCGTTAAAGGTAACATTCCAAAAGTTTTATAGAATTAATGGTGGAGCTACTCAGCTCAGAGGAGTAGTGCCGGATGTTATTTTGCCCGATCCATATACGTATATCGAAACAGGTGAAAAGGATTTAGATTATCCAATGCCTTGGGATGAAATAAAACCGGCTGAGTATGAGCTGTGGAATAAAAAAATAGAGTATGAAAAAATAAAAAAGGCAAGTAGTCTTCGTGTAGCAAGTAATTCAAGCTTTACAGCTGTTACAAAAAGAGCCTTGGAGTTAAAGGAAGTAAAAGAGGATTTGAGTTTACCACTTACCCTTTCTAAAGCAATAGCAGAAAAAAAAGAAAGCAAAGAGAAAAGCAAAAAGTTTGAAGATGCTACATCAAAAGAAATATCTGGGTTTGAAATAGTTGCCTTGCAAGTAGAAGATGCCCTACTCAAATCGGATACTTTAAAAGGAGCAAAGCATAAGGATTTAGTTAAGAATCTACGTAAAGATTTTTATCTGCACGAAACAACAAATATTATCAACGATTTAAAGTAA
- a CDS encoding choice-of-anchor L domain-containing protein: MQLLLFSQNNIQTTNTVDTNKIKNALAGNGVTISNIVVNCPSSSMGLFSNATTSNLGLDSGLILTTGVISDLDQNSSYQTSTGNGSAGDPDLGGIAGNSVFDGCKIEFDITPYCDSLKIRYVYGSEEYPEYVNSGYNDAFAFFVSGANPSGGNYVKENIALTPGSNSPVTINTINGGSNSSLYVDNTAPTPSSIVYDGFTVPLEAKLNVVPCSTYKMILTISDAGDGGWDSGVMFEYQGFTCPNPPVITANNDTSICPGKSVLLAATGNPQNIYNWSKIGTPGYISTNPQFSITPTDSPTIYKVDPGAGTCMQPDFVTVTLFPKPEAQISADTLRGCGPLCVSFSYTATTFPFSCKWNFGDGDSTQTCEGNHCYTTSGIFDVKYSYIDTNGCTTTSVKENYIEVYPDAVAGFSTNSNEMNLLESQLHIKDNSQNSSHWEYTINYESTALVDTNANPIVWLDLSKPDSVYITQIVTTDKGCRDTIYDRIYIKSAFVVYAPNALTPNGDLVNDKFTIYVIGAKAYTFRVFDRWGDLIYRDENLTIQDTEFTINWDGHANSGEKLAQQDVYVWTLELRDPGNKIKDYIGHVSIIK; this comes from the coding sequence TTGCAGTTACTCTTATTCTCACAAAACAACATTCAAACTACCAATACGGTAGATACCAATAAAATTAAAAATGCACTTGCCGGAAACGGTGTTACAATAAGCAATATTGTAGTAAACTGCCCGAGCAGTAGTATGGGACTATTTTCCAATGCAACCACAAGTAATTTGGGGCTTGATTCCGGATTAATACTCACTACAGGAGTTATTTCCGATTTAGACCAAAATAGCAGCTATCAAACCAGTACAGGAAACGGATCTGCCGGAGACCCCGACCTTGGAGGCATTGCGGGGAATAGTGTATTTGATGGGTGTAAAATAGAGTTTGACATAACACCTTACTGTGATAGTTTAAAAATTAGATATGTTTATGGCTCTGAAGAATACCCGGAATATGTAAACTCGGGCTACAATGATGCATTCGCTTTTTTTGTTTCAGGCGCCAACCCATCGGGCGGCAATTATGTAAAAGAGAACATTGCGTTGACACCAGGCAGCAATAGTCCTGTTACTATTAATACAATTAATGGAGGATCCAACAGCTCCCTTTATGTTGACAATACTGCACCAACCCCATCCTCTATTGTGTACGATGGATTTACTGTTCCTTTAGAAGCCAAACTAAATGTAGTACCCTGTAGCACCTACAAAATGATTCTTACCATAAGCGATGCCGGTGATGGTGGTTGGGACTCCGGTGTGATGTTCGAGTATCAAGGATTTACATGCCCCAATCCACCAGTAATTACAGCAAATAATGATACGAGCATTTGTCCGGGAAAAAGTGTATTACTTGCTGCAACCGGAAACCCACAAAACATTTACAATTGGAGTAAAATTGGAACTCCGGGTTATATTTCAACCAACCCACAATTTAGTATAACTCCAACAGACAGCCCTACCATATACAAAGTAGATCCTGGAGCAGGAACTTGCATGCAGCCAGATTTTGTTACCGTAACATTATTTCCAAAACCGGAAGCACAAATTAGTGCAGATACTTTAAGAGGTTGCGGACCTTTATGCGTTTCATTTAGTTATACCGCCACAACATTTCCATTTTCGTGCAAATGGAATTTTGGAGATGGAGACTCCACCCAAACATGCGAAGGCAATCACTGCTACACTACATCGGGTATTTTTGATGTAAAATATAGTTACATAGATACCAACGGTTGCACAACAACATCTGTAAAAGAAAATTATATTGAGGTATATCCTGATGCTGTGGCAGGATTCAGCACCAATTCCAATGAAATGAATTTATTGGAATCGCAACTACACATAAAAGACAATTCTCAAAATTCATCACATTGGGAATATACCATTAACTACGAATCTACTGCGCTAGTTGACACAAACGCCAACCCAATAGTTTGGCTAGACTTATCAAAACCCGACAGTGTATATATTACACAAATTGTCACTACCGATAAGGGATGCAGGGATACTATTTACGATCGTATATATATTAAATCGGCATTTGTAGTTTATGCTCCTAATGCACTAACTCCAAATGGAGATCTTGTCAACGACAAATTTACTATATATGTAATTGGTGCGAAAGCCTATACATTTAGAGTGTTTGATAGATGGGGAGATTTGATTTACCGTGACGAGAACTTAACAATTCAAGACACAGAATTTACTATAAATTGGGATGGGCATGCTAATAGTGGCGAAAAGCTTGCTCAACAAGATGTTTATGTTTGGACACTTGAATTGAGAGATCCCGGAAATAAAATAAAAGATTACATTGGGCACGTATCTATTATCAAATAA
- a CDS encoding T9SS type A sorting domain-containing protein, which yields MKKIITLCVYILLSHISISQNWDGLIKKVASDRTSGSGFGYSVAIDGNYAIVGAYQDDTDANGANTLTDAGAAYIFEKNSNGIWIQKQKIVPSSRYSLDQFGWSVDISGTYAVIGSHLAQVVYTGPTLTVPDAGAVWIFERQGSGTWTQKTTLIPDRTGTSCFGWSGCTNPQTSEGFGYSVSISGKNVVVGAPASTYYYTGTDQGSNYLNMGSAFVYNRNTSNTWVITARLGMDWNIYQAGGRYGEAVAIEGNHILIGAPNYDIAPVNTYSNAGTVFGWQYSSNTWNFVQTIYRTTQYAANDNFGKSIDIHYSNAIIGAPNEDEDATDANTITNAGAAYIFKKSTISGAWLQLQKVTAVARTANDNFGSSVSINSKLALVGALNNDSDKKELNSLSNAGAAYTYSTSSLGVWEQLNKLTPCSRNTSDNFGFAVAIDSLDGFIGVPLEDEDSLEINTLSGSGAIYLITSNTKPIASAIINQSVCVSGAINNISFSITDEDANSVTLTGYSSNTTVVPDTGIVFGGSSTNRSISITPNSGQYGTSTIYIVATDNQCVNDTTYFSLTVNPSPSITVQASANTICQGKNFSATASGTTNYSWSTGANTNSIQIQPSTSQTYTVTGTDANGCTADTAISVAVNALPTITSAASSYTTCSGALVILSANGASIFNWLPINQSGQFVNINPTTTTTYTVIGIDANLCTNTSTVNVFVSPCTGIDNNLSTDQFTFYPNPTSGILHINNPFGENADISLFDLTGKRVISLINTDRKTLLDLTNFSDGIYFLSIKSTQHSLFTKIIKQ from the coding sequence ATGAAGAAAATAATTACCCTATGTGTTTATATACTTCTAAGTCACATTTCAATCTCTCAAAATTGGGATGGACTGATAAAAAAAGTTGCATCGGATAGAACAAGCGGAAGCGGCTTTGGGTATTCGGTTGCTATCGATGGAAATTATGCTATTGTTGGTGCGTATCAAGACGATACAGATGCAAACGGAGCAAACACATTAACTGATGCAGGCGCTGCATATATATTTGAAAAAAATTCAAACGGAATTTGGATTCAAAAACAAAAAATAGTCCCTTCCTCCCGCTATTCTTTAGATCAATTTGGGTGGAGTGTAGATATCTCCGGAACCTACGCTGTAATTGGTTCTCATCTTGCACAAGTTGTTTATACCGGACCTACACTTACAGTTCCTGATGCAGGTGCTGTTTGGATTTTTGAAAGACAAGGCAGCGGAACATGGACACAGAAAACAACTTTAATTCCTGATAGAACAGGAACATCTTGCTTTGGATGGTCTGGTTGTACCAACCCACAAACATCAGAAGGGTTTGGATATAGTGTTTCTATTTCCGGGAAAAATGTTGTTGTTGGAGCTCCCGCATCTACCTATTACTACACAGGTACAGACCAAGGCAGCAATTACTTAAACATGGGAAGTGCATTTGTGTATAACCGAAACACTTCTAATACATGGGTTATAACTGCACGTTTAGGGATGGATTGGAATATATACCAAGCCGGAGGGCGATATGGAGAAGCGGTTGCTATTGAAGGGAATCACATCTTAATTGGAGCCCCTAATTATGATATAGCTCCAGTAAACACCTATAGTAATGCCGGTACTGTGTTTGGGTGGCAATATTCAAGCAACACATGGAACTTCGTTCAAACAATTTATAGAACAACACAATATGCAGCCAATGATAATTTTGGAAAATCTATTGACATCCATTATTCAAATGCAATTATTGGAGCGCCAAACGAGGATGAAGACGCAACAGATGCCAATACAATTACCAATGCAGGAGCGGCCTATATTTTCAAAAAAAGCACCATTTCTGGAGCATGGTTACAGTTACAAAAAGTAACAGCAGTAGCGCGTACTGCCAACGATAATTTTGGCAGCTCAGTATCAATTAACTCTAAACTTGCATTAGTAGGTGCATTAAACAATGATAGCGACAAAAAGGAGCTAAATTCACTTTCCAATGCCGGGGCTGCATACACCTACAGCACTTCTAGCCTAGGCGTTTGGGAGCAACTTAACAAACTAACACCTTGTAGCAGAAACACGAGCGACAATTTTGGCTTTGCAGTTGCAATAGATAGTCTTGATGGTTTTATTGGTGTTCCATTAGAAGATGAAGACTCTTTAGAAATAAATACATTATCCGGAAGCGGAGCTATCTACTTAATTACGTCAAACACCAAGCCTATTGCCTCTGCCATAATTAATCAATCTGTATGTGTAAGTGGCGCCATAAATAATATTTCTTTTTCAATTACTGATGAGGACGCCAACTCCGTAACACTTACAGGGTATTCCTCTAACACAACTGTAGTGCCCGATACAGGCATTGTTTTCGGTGGCAGCTCAACGAATAGAAGCATTTCCATCACCCCAAATTCTGGTCAGTATGGAACATCCACAATTTATATTGTTGCCACGGATAATCAGTGTGTAAATGATACAACTTATTTTTCATTAACAGTAAACCCAAGTCCATCAATAACTGTTCAAGCTTCTGCAAATACAATATGCCAAGGGAAAAATTTTTCTGCAACTGCAAGTGGAACAACCAACTATTCGTGGAGTACTGGAGCAAATACAAATAGTATTCAAATACAGCCAAGCACTTCGCAAACATATACTGTTACCGGAACCGATGCAAATGGATGTACTGCAGATACCGCTATTTCTGTAGCTGTAAATGCCCTGCCAACTATAACTTCCGCAGCATCAAGCTATACAACATGTTCAGGAGCCTTAGTTATTTTGTCTGCAAATGGAGCTAGTATTTTTAATTGGCTTCCTATCAATCAAAGCGGTCAATTTGTAAATATAAACCCTACGACTACGACTACTTATACAGTGATAGGAATTGATGCCAATTTATGCACTAACACATCTACGGTAAACGTATTTGTATCCCCTTGTACCGGCATCGACAATAATTTATCCACAGATCAATTTACATTCTACCCTAATCCAACATCAGGAATCTTGCATATAAATAATCCGTTCGGAGAAAATGCAGATATTTCTCTTTTTGATTTAACAGGAAAACGAGTAATCTCCCTTATTAATACGGACAGAAAAACTCTTCTGGATTTAACAAATTTTTCAGATGGCATTTATTTTTTAAGTATTAAATCAACACAACACAGCCTATTCACGAAAATTATTAAACAATAA
- the serS gene encoding serine--tRNA ligase, whose product MLQINYLRDKKDEVLARLKIKNFKELDLIDKAIEVDSDRRKIQQELDAILNESNTIAKQVGDLFKAGKKAEADDLKNKSVALKETAKTLEEQQRNVELELQSILVKIPNVPSSKVPAGVKPEDNEKVAEHGTIPVLPETAQPHWELAAKYNIIDFELGVKLTGAGFPVYKGKGARLQRALINYFLDKATAAGYMEIQPPIMVNADSGFATGQLPDKEGQMYFASEDGLYLIPTAEVPITNIYRDVILKAEDLPIKNCGYTPCFRREAGSYGKDVRGLNRLHQFDKVEIVQIAHPSKSYETLEDMVQFVAGLLKELELPYRIMKLCGGDMSFNSALTYDFEVFSAAQKRWLEVSSVSNFEAFQSNRLKLRFREGAEKPQLAHTLNGSALALPRIVASLLENNQSDRGIAIPKALAAYTGFDYIV is encoded by the coding sequence ATGTTACAAATAAACTACTTGCGAGATAAAAAGGACGAGGTGCTTGCTCGCTTAAAAATTAAAAATTTTAAAGAACTTGATTTAATTGATAAGGCTATTGAGGTAGATTCCGATAGAAGAAAAATTCAGCAGGAGCTAGATGCTATTTTAAATGAATCGAATACAATAGCAAAGCAAGTGGGCGATTTATTTAAAGCAGGTAAAAAAGCGGAGGCAGACGATTTAAAAAATAAAAGTGTTGCTTTAAAGGAAACTGCAAAAACGCTGGAAGAGCAGCAACGAAATGTTGAATTGGAGCTTCAGTCTATTTTAGTTAAAATTCCTAATGTGCCTAGCAGTAAAGTTCCTGCGGGAGTAAAGCCGGAAGACAACGAAAAGGTTGCTGAGCACGGAACAATTCCTGTATTACCCGAAACAGCACAACCTCATTGGGAGTTGGCCGCAAAATATAATATTATTGATTTTGAATTAGGCGTAAAGCTTACCGGTGCGGGGTTTCCTGTGTATAAGGGTAAAGGGGCTCGATTGCAACGCGCGCTAATTAATTACTTTTTAGATAAAGCCACTGCTGCAGGTTATATGGAAATACAGCCTCCGATAATGGTAAATGCCGATTCTGGTTTTGCTACAGGGCAGTTGCCGGATAAAGAAGGGCAAATGTATTTTGCAAGTGAAGATGGTTTATATCTTATTCCTACCGCTGAAGTGCCAATTACTAATATTTATAGAGATGTAATTTTAAAAGCAGAAGATTTGCCTATTAAAAATTGTGGATATACACCTTGTTTTAGACGAGAGGCCGGAAGTTATGGGAAAGACGTGCGTGGGCTAAATCGGTTACATCAATTTGATAAGGTTGAAATAGTTCAAATTGCGCATCCTTCTAAGTCATACGAAACATTGGAAGATATGGTGCAGTTTGTTGCGGGTCTTTTGAAAGAACTCGAATTGCCTTATAGAATAATGAAATTGTGTGGTGGTGATATGAGTTTTAATTCGGCTCTAACATACGATTTTGAGGTGTTTTCTGCAGCTCAAAAAAGATGGTTAGAAGTGAGCTCTGTTTCTAATTTTGAAGCGTTCCAAAGCAATAGATTGAAATTGCGTTTTAGAGAAGGTGCTGAAAAGCCTCAGTTGGCGCATACTTTGAATGGTAGCGCATTGGCATTGCCTAGAATTGTAGCATCGTTATTAGAAAATAACCAATCCGATAGGGGGATTGCTATTCCTAAGGCATTGGCCGCCTACACAGGATTCGATTATATAGTATAG
- a CDS encoding tetratricopeptide repeat protein produces MKTNKLFLFLISVFLFLASLCHSQSNVDEQLAQQYFQNKEFEKALVYFEKLFAKNPITYYENYLSCLVELKDFKSAEKVVKRIVKQNPLTLRYNVDLGWLYRLQGEQNKMKEEFEKAIKQLQPSQEQAEDLAQAFMKIKEWDYAIATYKKAQRMMKDMYPYNFELAEVHAAKADWASMINEYLDLLELNEGYLQSVQSAAITFLGKENDDKKIEIVKTELLKRIQKSSDNVVFSELLIWLQMQQKDFEGALLQAKALDKRKKEEGRRIMSLADIFTSNGAYDLAIKAYEFVIAKGNQNENYINARMQLLDVLYKKVVEKGIYTTQDIVSLEANYIQTLTDIGKSASSVNLLKSLAHIQAFYLNKNQDAIGLLQEAIALPGVNSVTQAECKLALGDVHLFKGDVWEASLTYSQVEKAYKYDAIGQEAKLKNAKISYYTGDFKWAQAQLDVLKGATSKLIANDAMDLSLLIADNLGLDTNTAPLLLFAQADLYFFQTNYSSALAKLDSINLLFPNHTLDDNVLFRKYQIAYKQSKYDSCAMYLEKIIANYSYDILADDATFLLAELYQQKLNNKEKAMAMYQDVLTKFPASLFVVEARKRFRLLRGDGI; encoded by the coding sequence ATGAAAACTAACAAACTATTCTTATTTCTTATTTCTGTTTTTTTATTTCTTGCTTCTTTGTGTCATTCACAGTCAAATGTAGATGAACAATTAGCGCAGCAATATTTTCAGAATAAAGAGTTTGAAAAGGCTTTAGTTTATTTTGAAAAATTGTTTGCTAAAAATCCTATTACGTATTACGAAAACTATTTAAGCTGTTTGGTAGAGCTAAAAGATTTTAAGTCCGCAGAGAAAGTAGTTAAACGTATTGTGAAACAGAATCCATTAACACTCCGCTACAATGTTGATTTAGGTTGGCTTTACAGATTACAAGGCGAGCAAAATAAAATGAAAGAGGAGTTCGAAAAAGCAATTAAGCAATTGCAGCCAAGTCAAGAGCAGGCAGAAGATCTAGCACAAGCATTTATGAAAATTAAGGAGTGGGATTATGCAATTGCAACATATAAAAAAGCGCAGCGAATGATGAAGGATATGTATCCTTATAATTTCGAATTAGCTGAAGTACATGCGGCTAAAGCCGATTGGGCAAGTATGATAAATGAATATTTAGATTTGTTGGAGTTGAATGAAGGATATTTACAAAGTGTGCAGAGTGCTGCAATTACATTTTTAGGCAAAGAGAATGACGACAAGAAAATAGAAATAGTTAAAACCGAACTGCTAAAAAGAATTCAAAAATCATCGGACAATGTTGTTTTTTCTGAATTGCTAATTTGGTTACAAATGCAACAGAAGGATTTTGAAGGAGCTTTATTGCAGGCAAAAGCATTGGATAAAAGAAAAAAAGAAGAGGGGAGAAGGATAATGAGTTTAGCAGATATATTTACCTCGAATGGTGCTTATGATTTGGCAATAAAGGCATATGAATTTGTTATTGCCAAAGGGAATCAGAATGAAAACTATATAAATGCACGCATGCAATTATTGGATGTGTTGTATAAAAAAGTTGTGGAAAAGGGAATATACACAACGCAAGATATTGTAAGCTTAGAAGCCAATTATATTCAAACACTTACAGATATTGGCAAATCGGCTTCTTCCGTTAATTTGCTAAAGTCATTAGCACACATACAAGCGTTTTATTTGAATAAGAATCAAGACGCTATCGGGCTTTTGCAGGAGGCAATTGCTTTGCCGGGCGTAAATAGTGTTACACAAGCAGAATGCAAGCTAGCGTTAGGTGATGTGCATTTGTTTAAAGGAGATGTTTGGGAAGCATCGTTAACGTATTCACAAGTAGAAAAGGCTTATAAGTACGATGCAATAGGACAGGAGGCTAAATTGAAAAATGCAAAAATTTCATACTACACCGGAGATTTTAAATGGGCGCAAGCTCAGTTGGATGTGTTGAAAGGCGCTACTTCAAAATTGATTGCTAATGATGCTATGGATTTATCCTTGTTAATTGCAGATAATTTAGGATTAGATACTAATACGGCTCCGCTGTTGTTATTTGCGCAGGCTGACTTGTATTTTTTTCAGACAAACTACTCCAGTGCACTTGCAAAATTAGATTCTATTAATTTGTTATTCCCTAATCATACATTGGATGATAATGTACTTTTTAGAAAGTATCAAATTGCTTATAAGCAAAGTAAATACGATAGTTGCGCTATGTATTTAGAAAAAATAATTGCGAATTATAGTTACGATATTTTGGCTGATGATGCCACATTTTTGTTGGCAGAATTGTACCAACAAAAATTAAATAATAAAGAAAAGGCAATGGCAATGTATCAAGATGTGTTAACAAAGTTTCCGGCCAGTTTATTTGTGGTAGAGGCTCGTAAGCGTTTTAGATTGCTTAGAGGCGATGGGATTTGA